Genomic window (Planktothrix serta PCC 8927):
TCCTGAATAAATAGACGTTTGGCAATTTGTTGGGTATTCGCATTTGTTGATGTCGGTTTGAGTTGTTTCACCACACACAAGGGGTCATGGGGTAAATGCAAGTCTTGAGCCAAAAATGTTTGACCAAAACCCCCACTTCCCAAGGGTTTAATCAGTCGATAACGATTTGCAAGTTGAGTGTCCATTGTTAAGCTGCTCCTGATCTAAATGATTACATATTATTGAATTAAAAAGATAGAGCAGTTGATTGAACTTCTTGCCAATGTATTCGATAAAGTTGTAGAGGTTCAACTTTACCTTTAACAGTAACGGGGGGAATTTTTTCTAAGGGAAGACTGTGATCTTTTAATTGATCAAAAGTGGATTGAGAAATTAAAATCTCATTTTTTTGGGCCGCAGAACAAATTCGACTCGCAACGTTCATCGTATCTCCAATATGGGTATATTGAATCAGTTTAGAAGAGCCAATATTTCCGGCTGCTACCTGTCCGGTATTCAGTCCAATATGAATATAAATTGGTTCTCCATAACGCTGTTTCCATTGCTCATTCATCCGATGAACTGTCCATTGCATTTCAATGGCGGCTCGCACGGCTCGATCAACATCATCATGACGGGAATAAGGTGCTCCCCAAACCGCAACTAAGGCATCCCCAATGTATTTTTCTAAGGTTCCTTCAAAGGGAAAAACAATTTCCTCTACCATGTGTTTAAAATATTCATTTAACATCGAAATAACTTGACGGGGCTGCATTCGAGAAGACATTTCCGTAAACCGAGTAATATCAGAAAATAGGGCGGTAACTTCACTTTCTACAATGCCTAATTTTCCTTCTTCTCGCAGTTTTCGACTCACCGCCGGGGGAAAAAATCGTTCTAATTTATTTCTAATTACGGCTTCTTCCTGCATTTTTTTATACAGTTCTGCATTATCAATGGCGATCGCAGCTTGATTCGCTAAAGCCGTTAAAAATTCTACATCTTCGGGAGAATAAAGATTAGATAAAGATAAATTATCCACATATAAAACCCCGATCACACTATCTCGTAACTTCAACGGCGCACACATTGAGGCATGAA
Coding sequences:
- a CDS encoding adenylate/guanylate cyclase domain-containing protein — its product is MPYLIYNPDTTSSMTFNLQFGANTIGRGRDNTICLADVSLSRHHARIEVNEGKSTITDMQSSNHTFVNEVMIEHSNLKSGDLVRCGRVVFKFMNVSLTSSYKPDSDNSQTSVIQEFATDAGYTIIQDLLEPSQAGTSVLNIRQQDAHLRVVDKLKILLEVSKELSSPHELNKLLDKILDLLFQIMNLDRAAILLINPKTNNLEQKAVKFREEPLADENFYSKKITNTVRETGNAVLIADAQADERFEGSESILCQAIHASMCAPLKLRDSVIGVLYVDNLSLSNLYSPEDVEFLTALANQAAIAIDNAELYKKMQEEAVIRNKLERFFPPAVSRKLREEGKLGIVESEVTALFSDITRFTEMSSRMQPRQVISMLNEYFKHMVEEIVFPFEGTLEKYIGDALVAVWGAPYSRHDDVDRAVRAAIEMQWTVHRMNEQWKQRYGEPIYIHIGLNTGQVAAGNIGSSKLIQYTHIGDTMNVASRICSAAQKNEILISQSTFDQLKDHSLPLEKIPPVTVKGKVEPLQLYRIHWQEVQSTALSF